The stretch of DNA AGCATGTGAAAAATCCAAGTAAGGGGATGCCAGTTGGCGGAATAGAATGATGTGAAAGCCCAATTAAGATTCTCTAAGCTTATCCCTGTCCTGACGTGCTCATTTAAAAGCACATATGGCTTATCATCGAAAACAAAATCGTGTCCCAGAACTCGACAGAAAACAGCCCCAGTTGCAAATGTCAGAATTAGACCAATGGCAATTGAAAGTCTGTTCGCATGCAGATGCATCACCCTCCGGAATCAGCAATTCGCTCATAAATGTAAATATCGTGTTGCTCAGGTAGTCCGCGGCCGTCCGCATCCCTATCCCAAAGATACAAAGTAAACTCCGGAGAGAGTATATCAATAATGCCAACTGTATGATAATTGTTCATAAGCTGATTTACAAACCAGCCGAATACTATATTGGCCGATCCCCTAGCAATACGCCATGAACTTTGCATATTAAAGAAAATTAAATACTTTTGCTTTGTTCTACCAAGAAGCCGAATCATGTCACGCTACACATCTCTACAGCATATTTTTGGACTCCCATGAGCGGGTATGTGTAAATATAAGGCACGGCTGAACGACGATGTGCATAGAAGGGTATCTGTGGTTCAGATCCAAATACTACAATTCTGTCCCTTTCAGTAGTATGCCTCCGGATATACTTGGCTATCTCTATTGATTCTGGAAACGGGCTGTGCCCGTAAACAGCTCTGCAAAGCATACGACCGTCTGTTTTAAACAAAAGATCCTCCTGCGTGTAAAGACCATAGTTTGATGCGAATATAAAAATAATGACGGGTATAAAACCGAGCGATGGGACTTTCGATTCTCTCAATACACGATTTATTGAGACGACGCTTCTAGCAACGAATAACGAGGCTGCGGGTAGCAAAAGTATGAAGTAATGCTGGCGAAAGTAGAGACCTGGACAACCAGCTAGGAATGAAAATACCAGCAAACCCACAAGAAACGCCGCATGCTCACGGGATTTCCTATCCCAAATAAACGCCGTCAGCCCAAATGCCGACAGAAACCATAGAGGCAAAACTGGTACCCCTATAACTTCGGCCGTTAGATTGAAATTCTCGATTCCGAAAGGAAGTGTGGTCAAGCTTGTATATTCGCTTGCATACTTAACCGTCCAGAACCAAAACTTTTCAAAAACCCCCACCGCCAAGAGTATAGCGCACGTAACAACGTAGGGAACTGCAACCCCAACCGCCAGTAACCCTTCTGCATTAAGTAGCCTTGGCAACACAACTGAACGATTACTTAATCGAAGGTAGAAAGTATAAAGAATAGCAAAGATTGCAAAAAACATCCCATGCTGCTTAACAATAATCGCAAAACCAAAAAGCAAGCCGCTTAAGAAGAACATCGATGGCCGCCCTTTTGTGTAGGCTTTCAACAAAAGAAGCAAACCACCAACTGCAGGCAGTATGACAAAATGCTCAGAGTTGGCCCACAAACTTTGTATCCACGGGCTTATGGAGAACATAGCAAAGCTAATCCCTGAAATGACCCCAGCACACTCGCCCATCAAACGCTTGCCAACAAAGTAAATAAGAATAATAGTAGCAACATTTACGCCCAGAAGACCAAGGTGAATCCCAGCTATCGTCTGGCCAAAGAGTAGCATGATTAGCGCGTAGACAACATAGATTCCAGGCAACTTCATACTGTATGCCAGAAGGTAGGGCAGTACTCCATCAAGCATGAGTTGTGCCATATAGGCATATTCGCCTTCGTCCCTCTCCAATGGAACACCTAGAAATCGGATTCGGACTATAATGATAAGCGCTATTGTAAGGAGAAGCGCTCCGCGAAGAACCCAAATGTAATGCCACTTAAGCTTTTCTCGCAAGTTTTTCAAACGCATGTTTTCTAATTATGCTTCGAAAAATTGCACTTTCTGCACTATTGCGACTGAGGGGAATTAAAATTCAAAAAAAGCATTTATATTTGTTGCGTGGCAAGTCTAACACGAGGTTTGACGCGGTGTCAACACGGGCTAGAATTAATCTGCTCACTTTGGTTGACCCTCATCATAGCCTATGCTATACTTTTTCAAGAATTTTTAAAGATACTTTGGCGGCAAACAAGAATCAAAATGAATGTTGGGTTAATAATATTGCCCTGGCGATTTTTTAGCGTAGATTACATCTGGCCCGTTGTGGATGTAATTGTAGTCGCCTTTGTCATTTACAAGCTAATGATGCTTGTAAAAGGCACGCGCGCATGGCAGATAATGTGGGGATTAGGAATATTCTTCCTCTTAGTTTTTATAAGCGACTACCTCCACCTCCGAGCACTCAACTGGATACTTAGAGTATTTGTCCCCTTGGGCCCGGTTGCGCTTGTAATCCTCTTTTTTCCAGAGCTTCGCCATGCCCTTGAGGAAATTGGCCGGCTAAAATTTCTAGGCCACGGTTTCCATGCTCTAGGGCGAGAAGACATCATGGACTTCGTTGATCAACTTAGCAAGGCTATTGCCGAGATGTCAAGGACCAAAACAGGCGCACTTATTGTAATAGAACGTGACGTTGGCCTTGACAACATTATTGCAACTGGCAACAAGCTTGATTCGGCTGTTTCCGCTGAGCTTCTGAAGACAATATTTCATCCCGGCAGTCCGCTCCACGATGGGGCGGTTATAATCCGAGGCAACCGAATCGTTGCTGCGAGCTGTACGCTTCCTCTTAGCGACAATCCAAGGTTTGGTACGATGATTCATACCAGACACAAAGCAGCTCTAGGGGTCGCTGAGGAGAGCGACGCAATCGTATTGGTTGTTTCGGAAGAGACGGGAACAATTTCTTATGCAGCAGAAGGAGAGCTTCTCCGCGGGTTGAGCCCTGAACAGGTCCGCGCAAAGCTTATTGAAGCGTTCCAACTTACCCCAGAAGACGAGAGGAGGTTCAGGCTCGGGCGAACGGTCTCAAACGCATTCTTAAAAGTGCGCATTGGGAGCACGCCAGGCGAGCGGAGAAACCCATGATTAGGCACAACTTCCCATACAAACTACTTGCCTTGGGTATAGCGCTCGTCATATGGTTCTATGCCAACAAGGGATACAACCCAAACGTCTCCAAAGAACTATCCGGCATTCCGCTGGCAGTCCGCAAGGTCGAACCAGGCCTAATTGTTACCAGCAAACCTGCTACAATCAAGGTCATCCTCGAAGGTCCTCGCGAGCATGTCGACGCAATAGCTGCAGACCCAGAGGAAATACAAGTGCACGTCAGCGCCCGAGGGAAGGGAGAAGGCAAGCATAAGTTACCAGTAATTGTTACTCCCCCCCAAGGCTATGCTGGGCTAGTGCGGGGCACAGCCGTTCCCAGCGAAGTCTTCATCACCCTCGTCCGTGAGGCTCGACGGGTTATGAAAGCGGAGGTTGATTTTGCCGGCAGTCCCCCCGTAGGCTTTCGTTTTGGCGCTCCCTCATTTACGCCTGCTAAGGTAGTTGTTCGGGGAATGCCCGAGCTCGTAAACCGCATAAGCCGCCTAACCGCAACTGTGCAACCAGGAGAACTAAGAGAGGGAATCATAGAGGGAGACTATCTATTAATTGCGCGGGACAGCAACGACCGCGAGATTCGCGGAATTGATATATCGCCAAGCAAAGTTCACCTTCGACTTAGTTTAGAGAAAGTCCCTGCTAGTCGCATGGTATTTGTATGCCCCACAATTGTTGGACGCCCCCCTTTCCCTTACAAAGTAAGCAACATTGACGTCCAACCGCAGACAGTAGCACTGAATGGCCGGCCGGAGCATTTGATGCGTATAAGCACGGTGGGAACTGAGACGCTAAACCTCTCAAATCGTACTCGGTCTTTTACTCAGCGTCTCAAGATAGTGCCTCCCCCAGGAACTTCCATCTCGAATGGAAGCAGAGTTCAAGTTAGCGTCCAAATTGCCTTAATTCAGCCTGAGGCGCCAAGCTCTCCGCCCAAACCCAATAACGAACCGCAGTGACCAAGCATATAGCAAGCAGAACTCAAGGAATTATGCTGCCTTATCCTGCGATTCCTCCTCAAAACCTTCTGTGGAGAGTTCGTTCAGAAACGCCTCAACAACCTTGGGATCAAACTGGGTGCCACTGTTATTCTTCAACACCTCAATTGCTTTGCTTATGGAAAACCCTTTCCTGTATGGCCGGTTCGAAGTTAAGGCATCGAAAGCATCTGCGACAGCGATTATGCGCGCAAAAAGGGGTATTTCTTCCTGAGCAAGCCCTGAAGGATATCCTGTTCCATCATAACGTTCATGGTGATATAGAATTCCCGGCAGTATCAAATCAAGATTTTGCGAGCCGCGGATGATAGAACCGCCTAACTGCGGATGTGCCCTGACAAGTTTAAGCTCATCTTCCGTAAGACTTGCCGGTTTTTCAAGCACACAGTCCGGCACGCCAATTTTCCCGATATCGTGAAGTCGGGCAGCCATATGTAGTAGCTCCAACTGCTCATTATCTAGCCCAAAATGCTTGCCAATCAGCAAAGCATACCTGCTGACATTTTCCGAGTGGTTTCGCGTATATGGGTCTCGGGCATCTATGGCTGCAGCCAAGACCTTAATCGCACTTCCTGTCGGGTCTTGCAAGAACATAGAGACATGAGAAGGATCACTTGCACGCATCCCACTGCCGGCTTTGTAAGCACATATTCGGTCACGCCCAAGTCGCTTTGCCTGATAAAGCGCCGAATCCGCCGCCATTATCAAACCCATTTTCTCCTGGCTGTGGTGCGGGTATACAGCTATCCCTATGCTTACCGTCAAGCTTATTGCTTGGTTCTCGGCATCCCCTATCAATTCTTTGGTAAGCTTAAACGCGTGTGCGGATACAGCTTTTCTAATCCTCTCGGCAGTTTTCAAAGCACCGAGCAATCCTTCCCCAGGTAGTATAATGGCAAACTCCTCACCACCATATCTAGCTGCAATGTCCTTTTCATGTAGATTTCGCTTAATTAAGCCAGCTATCTGGCGGAGGATATCATCACCAGCCATATGTCCCAGCGAATCATTAATCAACTTGAACCTGTCAATATCAAGCATCAGCAGAGCAAGTTCGTCCGATTGCTGCTTGGCATGGTCAATCTCTTCTTGCAACCTTGCTTGAAAGTAACCATGGTTGTAAAGCCCAGTTAGATAGTCCAAATTAATTTGTGAAAGCATTTCTTCCTTATGTTCGAGCAATCGCAGAATTTCATTGAAAGCACTAGCAACCTGACCTATTTCATCGCACCTATGGTCATCCGTAAACCTTGCCAACCCTCCTTTGACCACAGCATGCAAACGACTGACAAACTGCGTGATTGGACGAAAGATAATCGCTGAGAATATTGAGGCCAGCATGATGGAAAATATAACGGATGTTAACAAAAAAATGCACCCATACGCCTCATTTGGGCCAGCTCACTTTCAAGCTGGCTGGCAGACATTTCTACTCCCACGACGCCCACCAGCTGGCCCGAGCCGTCCAGTATTGGCGCATATCCGGATATCCAATTACCCCAGGGGGCATGCTTGACCTTCGCAACGGATGACGGGCGCAAAAGCGCTTCCCTCAGTTCTGGTAGTTGCGATGCGTCAAAGTTGTCGCCGATGTGGCGAACAAGCTTTGGGTCTTGCTCCGTGCCCACGAGAAATTTCCATATCTCGAGATTCTTGCTCGGATGCAGTATATAGATACGTCTTACCTCGGGATTTGCAGCTCTAAAGCGGACTAATAGTTTCTTTGTTTGCCTGTATGCTTGTGTATCTTCGTCTCCGCGCTCACGAAGAAGCTCAAGCTCTTCTGCGTTAATTTGTAGGGCAATGCTGCTCGCAAAAAATGCAGGCCTTTCGCATATCTCATCGAAGAGTGTTTGGCGAGCATAGTAGTAAAATGCACAAATACCGCTTGTGCCCACCAATATTACCAGACAGGCAACAAGAGCGCACAGCTTCCAACGCCAAGATGATTGGCCTGACGCTTTTGCTTTTTGAATACCAATTTTCCGCATAACTTACTATTAATAATTGGCAATAATAAGCTTGCTCTTGAGTTTTAATTTGTGGGGATTTTTGCGAAGGCATACTCTACTTAAACTCTAAGATTTCAGCCTTTAGGCTACCCATTGTCTTTACAGTATCGAACATTGCGCCGGTATCGCCTTCTGCTAGCTTGATGTGCGTTGCGTCCACAAAGTCAGATGGAAGCGTCGGGTCAATTGGTATCCACTCGCCTACGTAACTCTCCGCCCAAGCATGGTAGAAAAACCCACCCTTCCAATGCACTAGACCAGCCACGAGTTTGGTAGGAATTCCAACGGCTCGTGCGAGAGCCGCATAAAGTATGGCGTAATCACGGCAAACACCGGTTTTCGTATGAAGCACATCCAGAGATGACCTGACAATTCCGATATTCCCTTTCGATTGCATGTTAGCATGAACCCATGACCTTAAGCGAGCAGCAGCAAGATAGGCATTCTTTTCGTTGCCTATGATATCTTTAGCCGTCTGCCGGATTTCAGAGTTTGTGGGTTGGACATAGGGGCTGTCACCAAGATACTTCTCCAGATTCGGATTCTGAATAGGCAAGTTAGGTGCATTCGCTGGAACGAAGTCGGAAGAAGCGATCTCATACTCAGCCGACGGCTTTTCGCCAGAGGCATAAGTCACCTTCTGACGCTTATCGCTAATTGCCAGCGATTTGTCGGACAGCCCAATCAACCTTACCTTCATATATCTTACCTGCCGCGGATTTGGGATATCGGTTGTGGTTGGCGCCGACGTCATAACTGCAAGATCTGCGGGAGGTGTGTAGGCTCCTCCAATATTTTGCGCAACCTCTTGGGGTTCGCGGAGCATCACCATCCCCATTAGGGCGGTTACTTTCAGAACCTCGCCATTTTCATCTTGCCAACATGTCATTTCGCCCAAGGGTGTTAGGTTTTTTACGACAAAGGCATCATGGACCTTATCACCCAGCTTAAGCTCCTCTTTTCGCAATACTTCAATCTGAAGATCGTCGAGCATTAAGCTGATGGGATTGAAACACTTAACTGTCATTTTGTCGCCAATTTTTAGCTTCATCATGGCCGGGAAGAACGTGGAATCTCCAACTAGTTGACTTCCTTTCGGAATTGGAATCGTTTTTGTGCTCTTTTCGCCTTCTGATAAAAGCTCAGCCAAAACTTCCTTTTCGCTAAACTTTGCAGTAACCTTGGTAGTATGGCCGCCTGACGACATGTCAAATAATTGATAAATTGGCGCAAACTCTTTATTAAGGTAGATGGTAGTCTCCATAATGATTTCTACTGGCTCGCCCAGAGAAAGGAGGCGTGTAAAGCTTGTGCTTTCTAGCTTATAGCCCTCCTTACCCTGAAACTTTGCCTTGTCAATCGCAAACCTTGCATAACCAATCTTAGTATCGCCAAGATAGATTCCCATCCATGTTTCGCTCGGTATCTGTTGGCCATTAGCCGGTGCATGCGAGATAATTGCCGCCGACACCATTACTGTAGCCGCTTTTATGATTACTTTTGCCATGCTAAACCTACTAAACACTTTTGTCACACTCCATGAAAATTTCCGCTCCACATATTTGTAAGAGGAAATTTTATCCGCCACGCGCTACTTTCAGCCTGGTCAGCGCTCTTTTAAGTGCCGCCTCGGCACGGGCATAGTCAACTCCACGTGCGCGCTCCTTGAGGCGCTCCTCAGCACGCCGTTTGGCAGCTTCCGCGCGGGCAACGTCAATCTCTTCTGCACGCTCTGCCGAATCAGCTAAGATTCGGACGATATTTTTGCGGACTTCTATAAAACCCCCAGAGACCGCAAGGCGCATCACATTACCATCTTGTTGGTGAACCACCGCCTCGCCAATATCAAGCTCAGCAACCAGCGGGGCATGGTCTGCCAGAATTCCAAGGGAGCCTTCGATGCCCGGAACGACCAAGGAAACTGCGTCCACCTGCAGAACTACTCGCTCAGGGGTTGCTATTTCAAGTTTAAACGTTTTTTGCGGCATAATCGCACCAAGTATAATTGATGAGATACTAATGTATTTTAGCGACTATCTACCACCAGGCAAGGGTGAGCGAAAATATCTCTTAAGCTGCTTCCTTTATTTGCTTAGCTTTTTCCACCGCCTCATCTATGCCGCCGACCATATAAAATGCCTGCTCTGGGAGATCATCGTGCTTGCCTTCGATGATCTCCTTGAATCCTCTTATGGTTTCGCTGAGTGTTACATAGCGACCCGGCTGTCCTGTAAACTGCTCTGCAACAAAGTTTGGTTGTGATAGGAAAAGTTGGATTCGCCGCGCTCGATGGACCACTAACTTATCTTCCTCTGAGAGTTCCTCGATGCCAAGAATGGCAATGATGTCCTGCAGTTCTCTATATCTTTGGAGTGTTGCCTGAACGCTTCGAGCAACTGAGTAGTGTTCTTCGCCAACAATTCTAGGGTCAAGGATACGAGATGTCGAAACCAATGGGTCAACAGCGGGATAAATTCCCATTTCCACTATTCGACGTTCAAGGTAGGTTGTCGCATCCAGATGCGCAAATGTAGTTGCTGGTGCAGGGTCGGTGGGGTCATCTGCGGGCACATAGATAGCTTGAATCGAAGTGATGGATCCTCTCTTAGTTGAAGTAATTCGTTCTTCAAGCGCCCCAAGCTCAGTTGCAAGAGTCGGTTGGTAGCCAACAGCAGAAGGCATCCGCCCAAGAAGAGCTGAGACTTCCGAACCAGCCTGAACAAATCGGAAGATGTTATCAATAAAGAGCAAAACATCCTGTCTCAGCTCATCCCGAAAGTATTCAGCCATGCTAAGCGCCGAAAGCCCAACCCTGAGTCGGGCACCTGGCGGCTCGTTCATTTGCCCGAATACCATGGTCGTTTTCTCGATAACGCCTGACTCCTTCATTTCAAGCCATAGGTCGTTTCCCTCACGAGTACGCTCTCCAATTCCTGCAAACACTGAATAGCCGCCATGCTCAGTGGCAATATTCCTAATAAGCTCCATGATAAGAACAGTTTTGCCTACGCCTGCGCCACCGAACAGACCCACTTTTCCTCCTTTGGCATATGGGCAAAGAAGATCAATAACCTTTAGACCGGTTTCGAACTGCTCGGTAACAGTGCTTTGTTCCTCTAGCGAAGGAGCAGGACGGTGAATTGGATACCGTTTTTCAGTCTTCACAGGACCGGCGTTATCTATCGGCTCACCCAGGAGGTTGAATACTCGCCCAAGCGTCTCCTTCCCCACCGGAACTGTTATTGGACCGCCTGTGTCAATTGCTTTCATGCCGCGAACAAGCCCGTCAGTGCTTGCCATGGCTATGCATCTGACAACCTCGTTCCCGAGCATCTGTGCAGCTTCGACAGTCAAATTAATATTTCTGCTCTCGTCAACTATCTTGATTGCATTTAGAATTTCTGGAAGCTGGCCAATTGGAAATCTTATATCAACTACCGGCCCAATTACTTCGATAACTTGTCCTTCTGCCATGTCCTGAGCTCTCCATCCTAAGGGGCAAGTTTTATGTTCTCTTACGTAGAAATATGTCTCCTGCCTATTTTACTGCCTCCGCGCTACTAACAATCTCAGTAAGCTCTTTGGTGATTGCAGCTTGCCGAGCACGGTTATATTGCACGGTCAAATCGCTTATCATATCCTCGGCATTGTCCGTTGCCAAGGTCATAGCCGTCATTCTCGCCGCATGCTCGCTCGCCAGCGACTCAAGCATTGCCTGATAGATTTGATTATTTACATAGCGGGGCAGCAGACTAGCGAAAAGCGCTCCTGGGAGCGGCTCAAATATGTATTCTATCTGCTCTTGCCGCTCATCGCTAGACTGCGGCCGCACAGGCAACAACTGCAATTCAGTCACTTGCTGTTTTATAGCGCTGAAAAACCTGGTGTGCACAATGTACACAACGTCAACCTGCTTTGTTTCAAACAAGCTCATTATCTCTCGGCCAATCTGCCGGGCCTCGGCGAAAGTAATCTCAGATGTTGGCATTGGTAAGAAGGACGCGATGTCATAGCCACGCTTGACATAGTAGACATTTGCCCGGCGGCCAACTATGACAAGCTTGACATGCTCTTTGCCATATGGCTTTATCAGGGTGTCAACCTTGCGGATGACATTCGTGCTATATCCGCCTGCCATACCTCTGTCTGAGGTTATCACCAACACCCCTATATTCACCGGCTCGCGAACCTCTAAAAGAGGATGACTAATCTGCGCTCCAACTGCTGAAAGGTCCATAATTAGACTGTGCATTTCTCGAGCATAAGGGCGCCCCTCTGCAACTTTCGATTGGACGCGCTGCAAACGAGCTGCAGAAACAAGCTTCAATGCTTTGGTTATTTGCTGTACATTTCGAATCGTCTTGATTCGCCGTCGGATTTCGCGAATTCCTGCCATTCTATTTGCTTATCTCCGCCTTGAACTCGGCTTTGAATTCTTCAATTGCCTTCTTTAGTAGGTCCTCGGTAGCTTTGCTGAGCTCACCAGTTTTAGCGATTTGCCTACCGACATCAGGATACCTACCATTCATGAAAATATGGAACTCTTTCTCAAACTGCTTGACGGCCTCCAGAGGAACATCGTCCAGGTAACCATTATTTGCAACATAAATAATCATTACCTGGTGTTCGACTGGCATTGGCTCATATTGGGGTTGCTTGAGGATTTCTGTGAGCCGCGCGCCGCGGGCAAGTTGTTCTTGCGTAGCCTTGTCGAGGTCTGTAGCAAATTGTGCAAATGCTTGCACTTCACGATATCTCGCAAGATCTAATCTCAATCGGCCCGCCACCTGCTTCATAGCCTTAATCTGGGCGTTTCCGCCAACCCTAGAAACAGACACACCAACGTTGATGGCCGGCCTAACGCCCGCATAGAAGAGGTCAGCTTCAAGGAATATCTGGCCGTCGGTGATGGATATTACGTTAGTCGGAATGTATGCCGATATGTCACCCGCTTGCGTTTCAATTACAGGAATTGCTGTCAGCGAGCCACCACCAAGCTCATCGTTAAGCTTCGCGGCACGCTCCAGGAGTCTTGCATGTAGGTAAAATACATCCCCTGGATAAGCCTCACGGCCCGGTGGGCGTCTTAGAAGAAGAGAGATTTGCCTATATGCCTGGGCGTGCTTTGAAAGGTCATCATAAAATACGACGGCATGCCTTCCTGTGTCGCGAAACTCCTCGCCCATTGCGCATCCGGCATATGGTGCAAGATACTGAAGCGGCGCTGGGTCGCTTGCAGTTGCGCTTACAACTGTGGTGTACTCCATCGCGCCGAAATCCTCAAGAGTTTTCACAACTTGAGCGACAGTTGAAAGCTTCTGTCCGATTGCAACGTAGATACAGTAGATGTCCTTATCCTTTTGATTGATGATTGTATCAACTATGATTGCCGTCTTCCCAGTCTGCCGGTCGCCGATTATTAGCTCTCTTTGCCCTCTTCCAATAGGAACCATGCTATCAATAGCCTTCAAACCAGTTTGGAGAGGTTCCTTTACTGGTCGGCGGTCAACAACACCAGGTGCCCGAGCTTCCACATGGCGGAACTTATCGGTCACAATTGGCCCCTTGTCATCAAGCGGCTGGCCTAGCGCATTCACAACGCGCCCCTTCAGCGCATCGCCCACAGGAACCTGAACGATTTTGCCAGTTCGCTTGGCCACGTCACCTTCTTTTATTTCGATATCCGAGCCCAAAATGATACAGCCAACATTGTCTTCCTCGAGATTAAAAATCATCCCAAAGACGCCATTTTGGAACTCGATTAACTCGCCTGCCATGGCGTCGCTTAAACCATAAAGGCGAGCAATTCCATCGCCAACCTGAAGAACGGTGCCAACGCCGACCTCTTTCAGCTCTTTGCTATAAGCTCCCAGCTCCTTTTCAAGGATAGAAGTTACCTCTTCAGGTCTTATTGTTATGTCCATCTAACACTCCCGTTTCGTTTATCTACCTAGCATTTGATTTCTCAGCGACTCTAGGTAGCCTTTGACACTGCCATCAATTACTGTGTCGCCAATTCGTAGAACCAACCCACCAATTAGTGTTGGGTCTTCGTGAAGCTCTAGCTCAACCTGCTTACCCGTAAACACCTCCAGCTTCGCTCGAAGCGCCGACTTCTCATCCGAAGTAAGCGGCAATGCACTCGTCACCTGAACTAGGACGATGCCACGGTAGTCGTTGGCAAGCTTTACATACTCCTTCTCAACCTCGGTTAATATGCGTTCTCGACGTTTTTCGATTACAAGGCCAAGAAAATTAAGCGTGAGTTCCTGAACCCTCCCACTAAATATATCCCTCACTATTTCTTTCTTGTGCTCAATCGGGATAAGCGGTTGCTCTAGGACCTCCGTCAGTTGAGACACACTCTCCAGCGAGTAAGTAACCAATCCAAGATCGCTTTCCACTAAGTCTATACTATCAGAGGCCTTTGCCGCTTCAAACAAAGCAGCCGCATATCGTTTTGCAAGAACCGTCAGCTTCATTTTTTGGCTTCCAGCTTTTCAATGAAATCACTCACAAGCTTTCTATGGCGTTCCTCATCCAGGGCTTCTCCAATAACTTTGCCGGCTGCAGTAAGAGATATGTTTACCACTTCTTCTCTGAGTTGGGCGAGTATTTTCTCGCGCTCCCGAGCAAGGTCCTCTTGCCCTCGCTGAAGGATGCTTTCCGCACGACTTCGCGCTTCAGCTAGGATTTCCTCTTTAGCGGCGTTTGCCTCTCTTACAGCTGCCTGCACTCGCGATCGTGCCTCCGCTTCTATGCCAGCCATGCGCTGTTCGAACTCGGCCCGCAGCTGTTCAGCCTTTGCCCGCTCTTCATTAGCATTATCAATTGCCAGCTTAATCTGCCTTTGGCGCTCATCAAGAAAAGCAAGAACAGGACGAAACAGGTAACGAGCTAGTACTATCCACAAGAGGATAAAACCCGTTACTTGAGCCGCCATGACTTTTGGGTCAATGCCAAGCTCTTTAAGGGCTTCCATTTGCCTCTTCCCCCATACTAGCCTATTAGTGGATTAGCTTCAGTATCTCCTCGGTCGCAGGGAGTCTGGTGAAGAGTAGCAGGAGCACAATCACCAGCACATAGATTACCAGAGACTCAATAATTGCAAGACCGATAATCATTGCAAGCTGAATCTTTCCGGCTGCCTCAGGCTGACGGGCAATTCCCTCAAGCGCCGAACTTGCTGCCCTACCTTGAGCCATTGCTGCAGAAAGGACGGCGATAGGCAGTCCCAGCCCGATCGCTAGAACCATTGCCACGAAGTAACTCACTAAACACTCCTCCTTTGCGTAAAACGAGTTTTTGTACCAAAAGGCGTTTTAATGCTCTTCACTTCCAGCAATTGCCATCGCAATATACGTGGCAGAAAGCATTGTAAACACAAGTGCCTGGATAAAAGATGTAAAAATAGCAAAT from Armatimonadota bacterium encodes:
- the atpD gene encoding F0F1 ATP synthase subunit beta, with translation MAEGQVIEVIGPVVDIRFPIGQLPEILNAIKIVDESRNINLTVEAAQMLGNEVVRCIAMASTDGLVRGMKAIDTGGPITVPVGKETLGRVFNLLGEPIDNAGPVKTEKRYPIHRPAPSLEEQSTVTEQFETGLKVIDLLCPYAKGGKVGLFGGAGVGKTVLIMELIRNIATEHGGYSVFAGIGERTREGNDLWLEMKESGVIEKTTMVFGQMNEPPGARLRVGLSALSMAEYFRDELRQDVLLFIDNIFRFVQAGSEVSALLGRMPSAVGYQPTLATELGALEERITSTKRGSITSIQAIYVPADDPTDPAPATTFAHLDATTYLERRIVEMGIYPAVDPLVSTSRILDPRIVGEEHYSVARSVQATLQRYRELQDIIAILGIEELSEEDKLVVHRARRIQLFLSQPNFVAEQFTGQPGRYVTLSETIRGFKEIIEGKHDDLPEQAFYMVGGIDEAVEKAKQIKEAA
- the atpG gene encoding ATP synthase F1 subunit gamma, producing MAGIREIRRRIKTIRNVQQITKALKLVSAARLQRVQSKVAEGRPYAREMHSLIMDLSAVGAQISHPLLEVREPVNIGVLVITSDRGMAGGYSTNVIRKVDTLIKPYGKEHVKLVIVGRRANVYYVKRGYDIASFLPMPTSEITFAEARQIGREIMSLFETKQVDVVYIVHTRFFSAIKQQVTELQLLPVRPQSSDERQEQIEYIFEPLPGALFASLLPRYVNNQIYQAMLESLASEHAARMTAMTLATDNAEDMISDLTVQYNRARQAAITKELTEIVSSAEAVK
- the atpA gene encoding F0F1 ATP synthase subunit alpha, with amino-acid sequence MTIRPEEVTSILEKELGAYSKELKEVGVGTVLQVGDGIARLYGLSDAMAGELIEFQNGVFGMIFNLEEDNVGCIILGSDIEIKEGDVAKRTGKIVQVPVGDALKGRVVNALGQPLDDKGPIVTDKFRHVEARAPGVVDRRPVKEPLQTGLKAIDSMVPIGRGQRELIIGDRQTGKTAIIVDTIINQKDKDIYCIYVAIGQKLSTVAQVVKTLEDFGAMEYTTVVSATASDPAPLQYLAPYAGCAMGEEFRDTGRHAVVFYDDLSKHAQAYRQISLLLRRPPGREAYPGDVFYLHARLLERAAKLNDELGGGSLTAIPVIETQAGDISAYIPTNVISITDGQIFLEADLFYAGVRPAINVGVSVSRVGGNAQIKAMKQVAGRLRLDLARYREVQAFAQFATDLDKATQEQLARGARLTEILKQPQYEPMPVEHQVMIIYVANNGYLDDVPLEAVKQFEKEFHIFMNGRYPDVGRQIAKTGELSKATEDLLKKAIEEFKAEFKAEISK
- a CDS encoding F0F1 ATP synthase subunit delta, which gives rise to MKLTVLAKRYAAALFEAAKASDSIDLVESDLGLVTYSLESVSQLTEVLEQPLIPIEHKKEIVRDIFSGRVQELTLNFLGLVIEKRRERILTEVEKEYVKLANDYRGIVLVQVTSALPLTSDEKSALRAKLEVFTGKQVELELHEDPTLIGGLVLRIGDTVIDGSVKGYLESLRNQMLGR
- the atpF gene encoding F0F1 ATP synthase subunit B → MEALKELGIDPKVMAAQVTGFILLWIVLARYLFRPVLAFLDERQRQIKLAIDNANEERAKAEQLRAEFEQRMAGIEAEARSRVQAAVREANAAKEEILAEARSRAESILQRGQEDLAREREKILAQLREEVVNISLTAAGKVIGEALDEERHRKLVSDFIEKLEAKK
- the atpE gene encoding ATP synthase F0 subunit C, which codes for MVLAIGLGLPIAVLSAAMAQGRAASSALEGIARQPEAAGKIQLAMIIGLAIIESLVIYVLVIVLLLLFTRLPATEEILKLIH